From one Burkholderiales bacterium genomic stretch:
- the pmbA gene encoding metalloprotease PmbA yields the protein MKQVSSHRESSPAPKLTFSYSEQFLKQIAQEILQRAGKGGASACETDVSEGFGQSATVRRGEVETIEYNRDKGVAVTAYLGKQRGYASTSEFSETALRDTVDAALSIARNTAADECAGLADENQLARNIPDLELYYPWDLSVDQAIELARSCEAAAFAADKRVSNSEGATVSIQESHFVYANSLGFMSGYPSSRHSIGCAVIAGKNASMQRDEWYTVARAQNDLEVAESVGHKAGSRSARHLGARKINTLQVPVLYEAPVAASLIGHFVAAVSGSNLYRKSSFLLDTLGTQVFPPLVQIKELPHLKKGLASSAFDDEGVMTRTRDVVNNGVLQGYFLGSYSGRKLGMRSTGNAGGNHNLLVQGGDLNFAGLVRKMDKGLLITELLGYGVNLVTGDYSRGAAGFWVEHGEIEYPVQEITVAGNLKDMFKGIIAVGNDILIRGSKQCGSILVDNMTVAGD from the coding sequence ATTTCTGAAGCAAATCGCGCAGGAAATCCTGCAACGGGCGGGCAAGGGCGGCGCAAGTGCTTGTGAGACTGACGTCTCGGAGGGCTTCGGTCAGAGTGCCACGGTACGCCGCGGTGAAGTCGAAACTATTGAATATAACCGCGACAAGGGAGTCGCGGTGACGGCCTATTTGGGCAAGCAGCGCGGTTACGCCAGCACCTCGGAATTTTCAGAAACAGCTTTGCGTGATACGGTGGACGCGGCGCTGTCCATCGCGCGCAATACGGCAGCGGATGAGTGCGCAGGCCTGGCAGACGAAAACCAACTGGCGCGCAATATTCCTGACCTTGAACTTTATTACCCGTGGGACTTGAGCGTGGACCAGGCTATTGAGCTCGCGCGTTCCTGCGAGGCTGCGGCGTTCGCGGCGGATAAGCGCGTCAGCAACTCTGAGGGTGCAACGGTTTCCATCCAGGAATCGCATTTTGTTTATGCCAACAGCCTGGGTTTCATGTCTGGATACCCGAGCTCGCGTCACAGCATCGGCTGCGCCGTCATCGCCGGCAAGAACGCATCAATGCAGCGCGACGAATGGTATACCGTGGCTCGGGCGCAAAATGACCTGGAAGTTGCCGAAAGTGTTGGCCACAAGGCAGGCAGTCGCAGCGCCCGGCATCTCGGCGCAAGAAAAATCAACACGCTGCAGGTGCCGGTTCTGTATGAAGCACCGGTTGCGGCAAGTCTGATCGGTCATTTTGTCGCGGCGGTAAGCGGTTCAAACCTGTACCGCAAGTCCTCTTTCCTGCTGGATACGCTGGGGACACAGGTGTTTCCCCCCTTGGTGCAAATCAAGGAATTGCCGCATCTTAAAAAGGGGCTGGCTAGCAGCGCTTTTGACGACGAGGGTGTGATGACCCGCACGCGGGACGTCGTTAACAACGGCGTTTTGCAGGGATACTTTTTGGGCAGTTATTCGGGACGCAAGCTGGGAATGCGATCCACCGGCAATGCCGGTGGTAATCATAATTTGTTGGTGCAAGGTGGAGATTTAAATTTTGCGGGCCTCGTGAGAAAAATGGATAAGGGCCTGTTAATTACCGAATTGCTCGGCTATGGCGTAAACCTTGTTACCGGGGACTACTCGCGTGGAGCTGCGGGTTTTTGGGTCGAGCACGGCGAGATTGAATACCCAGTCCAGGAAATCACTGTTGCCGGTAATCTCAAAGACATGTTCAAAGGTATTATCGCGGTAGGCAATGATATTCTGATCCGGGGTTCGAAGCAATGCGGCTCGATCCTGGTAGACAACATGACCGTCGCCGGAGATTGA